Proteins encoded by one window of Methanothermobacter sp. K4:
- a CDS encoding V-type ATPase subunit a family protein — protein MKTARINVRVSEVDKETIKKSKYSYADAIEYFARLLRKKGIIPDLYVKALREELDEISEKKIELEKELERLNREEDRLKRELERFSEPVDEPMREVREAARFIMERIEERDGMVSPTEVVNDRGEDLIEVASRIYGAPEEEILKLLSEKGVPL, from the coding sequence ATGAAAACCGCGCGAATAAATGTCAGGGTTTCGGAGGTTGACAAGGAGACTATTAAGAAAAGTAAGTACAGTTATGCTGATGCCATAGAATATTTCGCGAGGTTACTCAGAAAGAAAGGTATAATCCCTGATTTATATGTGAAAGCACTCAGGGAAGAGTTAGATGAAATATCTGAGAAGAAAATTGAATTAGAAAAGGAATTGGAAAGATTAAACAGAGAAGAGGATCGATTGAAAAGAGAGTTAGAGAGGTTTTCTGAGCCTGTTGATGAACCCATGAGGGAGGTGAGAGAAGCTGCAAGATTCATCATGGAGAGGATTGAAGAGAGAGATGGCATGGTTTCCCCCACTGAGGTTGTTAATGATCGTGGTGAGGATCTTATAGAGGTTGCTAGTAGGATCTATGGGGCTCCTGAAGAGGAGATTTTAAAGTTACTCTCAGAGAAAGGAGTTCCTTTATAA
- a CDS encoding tyrosine-type recombinase/integrase codes for MPTKKPSPDKVTQDPLFQDFILTRNIKQGTIRSYIAALQYYLPVTGKKNLTELIEEAENEQDRGVRRRKRRIRTYFIKYIKALEENGIRESTINLYLSRLKTIYNEYEIDTPRITYKTNTNNNASLEELLTIEEVKHVVDNVKIREKAIILLHLTSGMGAAEVQSLTLHDYNSAIGFNVLGGEYNELKKRIMDEEIIGVWKIRRVKTGMPYVTFSTPEANLKILEYLKHRKLKGVPATNSEDPLFVSRSNKPIMRSNYMAIFERINDSLGMGFCENGSRRFTSHKLRKLFTSILYKEGMDKLMIDWCLGHKVNPVTEAYFKANIEHLKREYRKRMHALTLEKSRVRRVMSDEVREIVRELEAKEREIKELRESQEKLREWVKKTEKLYNIIVSDPEFLKRMR; via the coding sequence ATGCCCACCAAGAAACCATCCCCAGATAAAGTAACACAAGACCCCCTATTCCAGGATTTTATTTTAACAAGGAATATAAAACAAGGAACGATCAGATCATATATCGCGGCTTTACAATACTATCTCCCAGTAACAGGTAAAAAGAACCTCACAGAACTCATTGAGGAAGCCGAGAATGAACAGGACCGTGGTGTTAGAAGAAGAAAAAGGCGTATCAGAACATATTTCATCAAGTACATCAAAGCACTCGAAGAAAATGGGATCAGAGAATCAACCATAAACCTCTACCTTTCACGTCTGAAAACGATCTACAATGAATATGAGATAGACACGCCACGTATCACCTACAAGACCAACACTAATAACAATGCATCACTTGAAGAGCTTCTTACTATTGAAGAGGTGAAGCATGTTGTTGATAATGTTAAAATCAGAGAGAAAGCCATAATCCTACTGCACCTCACGAGTGGAATGGGCGCTGCAGAAGTGCAAAGCCTCACACTTCATGATTATAATAGTGCGATCGGCTTTAATGTCCTGGGTGGAGAGTATAATGAGTTAAAAAAGAGGATTATGGATGAGGAGATCATTGGTGTGTGGAAGATCAGACGTGTGAAGACAGGAATGCCCTATGTGACATTCAGCACGCCTGAGGCTAACCTTAAGATCCTGGAATATTTGAAACACAGGAAACTTAAGGGTGTGCCCGCCACAAATTCAGAGGATCCTTTATTCGTAAGTCGTTCTAATAAGCCCATAATGCGCTCCAATTATATGGCCATTTTTGAGAGGATAAATGATTCTTTAGGTATGGGTTTCTGTGAGAATGGATCGCGCAGGTTCACATCACATAAACTTAGAAAGTTATTCACGAGCATCCTTTATAAGGAGGGAATGGATAAGCTCATGATCGATTGGTGTCTGGGCCATAAGGTTAATCCCGTCACGGAGGCTTATTTTAAGGCTAATATTGAGCACCTGAAGCGAGAGTATAGGAAGAGGATGCATGCATTAACCTTGGAAAAGTCACGTGTTAGGAGGGTTATGTCTGATGAGGTTAGGGAGATTGTCCGTGAGTTGGAGGCTAAGGAGAGGGAGATTAAGGAGTTGCGTGAGTCTCAGGAGAAGTTGAGGGAGTGGGTGAAGAAAACGGAGAAACTCTATAATATTATTGTTTCAGATCCTGAGTTTTTGAAGAGAATGAGATAA
- a CDS encoding SWIM zinc finger family protein → MVGEHLRRLRKAQNIKVEPLPGDDALLPFITRSENGEYLVTVLDNMIRCECPDYQYRHGDEGSYICKHCWAVLQHILNESYEEYGDHECMRTFKVPGWLAEEKGLSRERVTGTIEHETPKAILLRTPKGESYWLPKSQIREEKIPADQTTLGVK, encoded by the coding sequence ATGGTAGGTGAACACCTACGGAGGCTGCGAAAAGCGCAGAACATCAAAGTCGAACCTCTACCTGGGGATGATGCATTACTACCATTCATCACCCGGTCAGAGAATGGGGAATACCTTGTCACAGTACTGGATAATATGATACGATGCGAATGCCCTGATTACCAGTACCGTCACGGGGATGAGGGTTCATACATCTGCAAACATTGCTGGGCAGTCCTGCAGCACATACTCAACGAATCATATGAGGAATACGGTGACCATGAATGCATGCGCACATTCAAGGTGCCTGGTTGGCTTGCTGAGGAAAAAGGACTCAGCAGGGAAAGAGTGACAGGGACAATAGAACATGAAACACCCAAGGCCATACTGCTGAGAACACCTAAAGGGGAGTCTTACTGGCTCCCCAAAAGCCAGATCCGTGAAGAAAAGATCCCCGCTGATCAAACCACCCTGGGGGTGAAATGA